In one Cupriavidus taiwanensis genomic region, the following are encoded:
- the cyoC gene encoding cytochrome o ubiquinol oxidase subunit III, with translation MSTQVLDRIPAQAGAPAHAGAHGHDHAHHDTSANTVYGFWIYLMSDCIIFAGLFAAFAVLRGELAGGPSARELFELNYVLVETFILLFSSITYGMAMISLQNRSLKHVQTWLGITFLLGLAFMAMEINEFHHLIAEGAGPGRSAFLSSFFTLVGTHGLHVASGMLWMIVLMWQLGKKGITPTLSKRLMCLSLFWHFLDVVWIGVFTVVYLMGHL, from the coding sequence ATGTCGACTCAAGTCCTAGACCGCATCCCCGCGCAGGCAGGCGCCCCGGCTCACGCCGGCGCGCACGGCCATGACCATGCGCACCACGATACCAGTGCCAACACGGTGTATGGCTTCTGGATCTACCTGATGAGCGACTGCATCATCTTCGCCGGACTGTTCGCGGCCTTCGCCGTGCTGCGCGGCGAACTGGCAGGCGGCCCGTCGGCGAGGGAGCTGTTCGAGCTCAACTACGTGCTGGTGGAGACCTTCATCCTGCTGTTCTCCTCGATCACGTACGGCATGGCGATGATCTCGCTGCAGAACCGCAGCCTCAAGCACGTGCAGACCTGGCTGGGCATCACCTTCCTGCTGGGCCTGGCGTTCATGGCGATGGAAATCAACGAGTTCCACCACCTGATCGCCGAAGGCGCCGGCCCGGGCCGCAGCGCGTTCCTGTCGTCGTTCTTCACGCTGGTCGGCACCCACGGCCTGCACGTCGCCAGCGGCATGCTGTGGATGATCGTGCTGATGTGGCAGCTGGGCAAGAAGGGCATCACCCCGACGCTGAGCAAGCGCCTGATGTGCCTGTCGCTGTTCTGGCACTTCCTGGACGTGGTCTGGATCGGCGTGTTTACCGTGGTCTACCTGATGGGACATCTGTGA
- the cyoD gene encoding cytochrome o ubiquinol oxidase subunit IV has protein sequence MAQHNAPAAHGAHDSHAHDSHAGGHASFKGYAIGFILAVILTVIPFKIVMDGTMDKGTMLWIILGMAVVQMIVHLKYFLHLDSSSEQRSNVIALLFTALILVIVVAGSLWIMHNLNANMMVM, from the coding sequence ATGGCACAACACAACGCACCGGCGGCGCACGGCGCCCACGACTCGCACGCGCACGACAGCCACGCTGGCGGCCATGCCAGCTTCAAGGGCTACGCGATCGGCTTTATCCTGGCCGTGATCCTGACGGTGATCCCGTTCAAGATCGTGATGGACGGCACCATGGACAAGGGCACCATGCTCTGGATCATCCTGGGCATGGCCGTGGTCCAGATGATCGTGCACCTGAAGTACTTCCTGCACCTGGATTCGTCGTCCGAGCAGCGCAGCAACGTGATCGCGCTGCTGTTCACGGCGCTGATCCTGGTGATCGTGGTGGCGGGTTCGCTGTGGATCATGCACAACCTGAACGCCAACATGATGGTGATGTAA
- the cyoB gene encoding cytochrome o ubiquinol oxidase subunit I, with amino-acid sequence MFGKLSLSAIPFHEPIIMVVLAGVALGGAALLGAITYFKKWGYLWNEWFTSVDHKKIGVMYCLVALIMLLRGFADAVMMRTQLALATNGATGVLPPEHYDQIFTAHGVIMIFFVAMPLMTGLMNLVVPLQIGARDVAFPFLNTLSFWLFVAGAMLVNISLGVGEFAKTGWLAYPPLSGLDYSPGVGVDYYLWSLQISGLGTLLTGVNFLVTILRMRAPGMTLMRMPVFTWTALCTNVLIVAAFPVLTVTLALLGLDRYLGMHFFTNDGGGNAMMYVNLIWIWGHPEVYILILPAFGIFSEVIATFSGKKLFGYKGMVYATAAIMVLSFIVWLHHFFTMGSGANVNAFFGITTMIISIPTGVKIFNWLFTMYRGRVQMTSPVLWTLGFMITFVIGGMTGVLMAVPAADFVLHNSLFLIAHFHNVIIGGVLFGYLAGITYWWPKAFGFKLNERLGKCAFWCWLVGFYFAFMPLYVLGLMGMTRRLNHTDNPAWTPWLYLAVVGVVFVALGIFFQVLQIVVSIRDRKKLADVTGDPWGGRTLEWATSSPPPFYNFAHTPVVRDLDAFADMKARGETLPTDGFEKIHMPKNTGAGFIIGAFSLVFGFALTWHIWWLAIVGLVGMVWAFIHRSNDDHIDYYVPATEVEQIETRHLQRIASQA; translated from the coding sequence ATGTTTGGCAAGTTGAGTTTGTCGGCGATTCCGTTTCATGAGCCGATCATCATGGTCGTGCTGGCCGGTGTCGCCCTGGGCGGTGCCGCGCTGCTGGGCGCGATCACCTATTTCAAGAAGTGGGGCTATCTCTGGAACGAGTGGTTCACCTCCGTCGATCACAAGAAGATCGGCGTGATGTACTGCCTGGTGGCGCTGATCATGCTGCTGCGCGGCTTTGCCGACGCGGTCATGATGCGCACCCAGCTGGCGCTCGCCACCAATGGCGCGACCGGCGTGCTGCCGCCCGAGCACTACGACCAGATCTTCACCGCCCACGGCGTGATCATGATCTTCTTCGTGGCCATGCCGCTGATGACCGGCCTGATGAACCTGGTCGTGCCGCTGCAGATCGGCGCGCGCGACGTGGCCTTCCCGTTCCTGAACACGCTGTCGTTCTGGCTGTTCGTAGCGGGCGCCATGCTGGTCAACATCTCGCTGGGCGTCGGTGAATTCGCCAAGACCGGCTGGCTGGCCTACCCGCCGCTGTCGGGCCTGGACTACAGCCCGGGCGTAGGGGTGGACTACTACCTCTGGAGCTTGCAGATCTCGGGCCTGGGTACCTTGCTGACCGGCGTGAACTTCCTGGTGACGATCCTGCGCATGCGCGCGCCTGGCATGACGCTGATGCGCATGCCGGTGTTCACCTGGACCGCGCTGTGCACCAACGTGCTGATCGTCGCCGCCTTCCCGGTGCTGACCGTGACCCTGGCGCTGCTGGGCCTGGACCGCTACCTCGGCATGCATTTCTTCACCAACGACGGTGGCGGCAACGCCATGATGTACGTGAACCTGATCTGGATCTGGGGCCACCCCGAGGTGTACATCCTGATCCTGCCGGCGTTCGGCATCTTCTCTGAAGTCATCGCCACGTTCTCGGGCAAGAAGCTGTTCGGCTACAAGGGCATGGTGTACGCGACCGCCGCGATCATGGTGCTGTCGTTCATCGTGTGGCTGCACCACTTCTTCACGATGGGCTCGGGCGCCAACGTCAACGCGTTCTTCGGCATCACCACCATGATCATCTCCATCCCGACCGGGGTGAAGATCTTCAACTGGCTGTTCACCATGTACCGCGGCCGCGTGCAGATGACCTCGCCGGTGCTGTGGACGCTGGGCTTCATGATCACCTTCGTGATCGGCGGCATGACCGGCGTGCTGATGGCGGTGCCGGCGGCCGACTTCGTGCTGCACAACAGCCTGTTCCTGATCGCCCACTTCCACAACGTGATCATCGGCGGCGTGCTGTTCGGCTACCTGGCCGGCATCACCTACTGGTGGCCTAAGGCGTTCGGCTTCAAGCTGAACGAGCGCCTGGGCAAGTGCGCCTTCTGGTGCTGGCTGGTGGGCTTCTACTTCGCCTTCATGCCGCTGTACGTGCTGGGCCTGATGGGCATGACCCGCCGCCTGAACCACACCGACAACCCGGCCTGGACGCCGTGGCTGTACCTGGCCGTGGTGGGTGTGGTGTTCGTGGCGCTGGGCATCTTCTTCCAGGTGCTGCAGATCGTGGTGTCGATCCGCGACCGCAAGAAACTGGCCGACGTGACCGGCGACCCGTGGGGCGGCCGCACGCTGGAGTGGGCTACCTCGTCGCCGCCGCCGTTCTACAACTTCGCGCACACCCCGGTGGTGCGTGACCTGGACGCGTTCGCCGACATGAAGGCCCGCGGCGAGACCCTGCCGACCGATGGCTTCGAGAAGATCCACATGCCCAAGAACACGGGCGCGGGCTTCATCATCGGCGCCTTCAGCCTGGTGTTCGGCTTTGCCCTGACCTGGCACATCTGGTGGCTGGCCATCGTTGGCCTGGTGGGCATGGTGTGGGCGTTCATCCACCGCAGCAACGACGACCACATCGACTACTACGTGCCGGCCACCGAGGTCGAGCAGATCGAAACGCGCCATCTGCAGCGCATTGCTTCGCAAGCCTGA